In Telopea speciosissima isolate NSW1024214 ecotype Mountain lineage chromosome 10, Tspe_v1, whole genome shotgun sequence, the DNA window TCCGCCCAGGGTAAAACCTTAGGGGCCGGGCAGATTTACGGGCGGATGCATCAGCATCTGAGTCCGCCCCTGCTTCCGCCAGACCTTAGACCCGAAAAATCCAAAGTTTGAGCTCTCCAAATccatttttcttggatttcaaGCATTAAGGGCTTGAAGGGGAGTAATTTAGGGTCTCTAATGGTCATTGAAACCTATCTAATCCAAAGGATTCAAGGTTGCAAGGGTGGGTTCACCCATTaaccgattctagggtttctaagagttgaaaccctaagttcagCAAGGTGAGGTTAATGGAGGTCTTAACTCATAAGGGCATCATGAGGGATGGAATTGATCTCTCAATGAGTGTACATAGGTGTCCTCAGCCATCCCTTGGGTTCCAAGGAGAACCCAAGCACAAACCCAATCTAGGTTATacccaaaactcaaaatagaggAGTTAGAAGGAGGGTGATGAGTCTAGGGTTTAGGTCTTACCTGGCCAAGATGAGGAGCTCCAAGACTGAGCTTCCAAGCTCACAAGATCCCCAACCGAGTTCCCTtatcttccttcccttccttcttcttcctttgttcctcttcctccttcactttcttctccttctctttggcTTCCTTTCCTTGTCTGGACAACaataggggaggggggagaatgATGTACAAGAGGGAGGGCAGCAGGGCTTcctcccttctctccttctacttctcctttcctttttccttccctccttccacggtttggttttgtttgaaaaagaaagaaagagctgAAGAGCTCATGCCTTGTATAACCTTAAGTGGCCTTCGGGCCCGTTTGGCTGTCAGCCCAAGGCTCCAATACCCATTTAAAGGCTAGGATGGCTAAGTGGGCTCACCTACATGACCCCACAAGGTAAGGAgggatggggtccaccatgccTGGGAACACCAATGCAATGCCTGAGACACGGggcaagtgggtcccacatgagaTCCACCTCACTTGGGGTTTTACAGCTCGGGCGGATGCACAACAACTAAATCTGCTCTGCATCTACCCTTGCTGAAAAGGGACAAATCTCAAGGCAAGGTTCCGGGGCCTTGGCCAgcacttcaaggacttcaagGAGGGTACGCATGCTTAACACTTAGGGTTGAAAGCTTACCTTGGATGGTTTCATTGCTCATCAAAGCGTGATTCTCATCCTTTTGTTCAAGCTTTCCCCTTGACTGCCACGgcccaaggtcacaggtgtcaACAGTTGGTAGTGTCGCAACACTTACCAATGAAAATCAAATTAGCCCGGAAAAATTAGGGTCTATTTTGGGCGCGGGTATAACatgatctcccgctggtttccctggttcgaagtcgacttttgcattataAATTGATTGATCTTCTGATTGAACCGATCGAATTTGTGCTTCCACATTGCAACTTCAGCAACAGATTCCTTTCCGCAGATTTTGTACCGTTGGATTATGGTCCAATCGATGATTTCATAGGGCAAAGGATGGATGCTGATTGTTTGTTGAGGATCCTCTCGTTATACAAAACTCAAGGGCGAGTTTTTTCTAACGAGGGGAGAATAATGCAGGAGCATGATCACCACCATTGGATGTGATTTAATCTCTTATTTTGGGCCTGTTTTTGCTAGTAAATGGTTAtatgcttttgttttttaagtgtttttattTGTAACAGGCTCAATTATAAGGCACAAATTTTAGGTCCAACGTACATGAAATTTAAAATTAGTATTTTAATTAGGTAATTAATATTAGTTGTGGGGTCCATTACCTATTAGTTGGAAAGTTATCTTGTTAGTTAAAGTTTGTCCTATCTGTGGGACTTAGTTTGGAGGAGATAAGGTTCGTTTTGAGTTAGCTTAGGACTCCTTCTGAAGAGTGAGAGTCTACATATGGAAGGGGTTCTTTATCTGTTTAAgttgttatttcttttattatttaattgtttgaaTCAAGTAGAAAGTTTAGGTTAGTTAGACATCCATttcatagttgttaaggcgcctaggcgaaccaaggcgatGGAAAGGACTAAAAaccaaggtgacaccaacaaggcgataCCAAAAGTCAAGGCAAGAGAAAGATGCCTGGACGccaaggcgatgccttgacaactatgatccattttatgtttttttttttcctgttttataAATTACATGTAAGAGGCTAGACCTCACACACAATTTGAAATAATGGAATAGAGtagttttttttgaaaaacaagTTGcatgtctctctcctctctttcccccacgatttctctttcctttcttctctctcatctttcCCATCACGAGCAGATCTTCCATCATTTGATCTGCATCAGGATTTAGGGAGCTAAGGGGAAGGTGGACCATTGCTGGTCAAATGGTTTCGACCACTTCTGAGACAATCATAAGGCACTTTCTAGATGAACTATTCAtagctgtgtgtgtgtgtggtaacCAGAGGCACAGCCCATCAatggtaaaaaaatatattgacgGGAGTTCCATTTTTGCTGGGATGTTGAATGGTGTATAAAGATGGTCTTGCTCATCCATGTTAAAGGATATAAAGATCTTCTACCGTTGGTTTTTCTTCAGTGGATGCGCTGACTGAAAATCTTAAAGAGCCATGTACAAAGAATGCCATTTCGTAGTTTTAGTCAATTCATGTTTATCCATATTAAGCAATTAAGTAGTTAATTCTGAAGTGTTCCCTTTTCAGGTAGAAAAGGCTTTTAGAGAAGGAACAGCCCGTCAAAATGCCCATAGCATATTTCTCTGTCTTGCCCTAAAATTGCTGGAAAAGCGTGTTCATGTTGCATGCAAAGAAATCATCACCTTGGAAAAGCAGGTACTTTTATACTCTTTATTTTAGGAAGATTTGCTTTCGGGATTTTAAGTGTCATAAAAAATTAGCAGAACTTTCTCATTTCCTGAGATATCCTTGCTTGATGCACCATTTGTCTCTACAGATGAAGCtgctggaagaagaagagaaagaaaagcgtgaagaagaagagcgcaaggagaggaggagagcaaaagaaagagagaaaaagttgagaaggaaagagagattaaaagggaaagaaagggaTAGAGATATGGAGTGTGTTGAATCAAAGAAAACTCCCCTGAATCCTGATATTTGTGCGGAAGAACAATCACCAGTTGGTGAGGAGGAGTCAAGTAACAGTATCAATTCGGGCGATTCAATTGGTGACACTGGAGATAGTTCAATAGCTGACCCTCCTCAAGATATTCAAGATGAACAGTTCTCTTATGGGTGTGTGGATTTGACCATGCAGAATTATAAAGATGACTGCATAAGGCCTGTGTATAACACTTCAGATGGGGAAGTCAGTGTAAGGGATGCAAATGGTTTATTTACAATCGAGCAATCGAAATCTTCTCGACGGAAGCTGAGATTCAGGAGAGAATTTCAGTCAGATGCAGCTTCCAAATGGTGCGATAGACGCCGCACTCCAGTTACCAGTGTCAATGGGCCTCTACTTGATGAATTTGACCCTAGAGTACCTGTTGCATACATGGAAAATTCATCCAGGTGCAGCATTGGGAATAGACAACCAAGAAACAATCCTTTGAAATCTGACACCAGAAACTGTCTCCTTAAGTCTGGTGAAAAGTATCACTGCTCCAACAACAGGATGCGCGATAGATATGACTTCCGTTCCTGCGGCTGTAATCAAAATAATGGCTACAGATCAAAGGTATGCTCACATGTATCTGTCATCAGATCATGCCGGGAAGTCAAAACTGTTAACAAGTTAGACTCTTCATCAGATATATCCAGGACATTCTCTCGCAGTAACAAGTACAATAATGGATGTCACATACCGGATAATTGTGCAATTCCAAAAAGCAAGGTCATCGCAGGCAATGTCACTTCAGGGAGAGATTTTCTACATACAAAAAAAGTCTGGGAGCCTCTTGAATCACGGAAAAAGTACCCTCGCAGCAATCCAGATTCTGAGGTTTCCTTGGGATCTACTTTCAAGGTTGATGAATGTGAGGAAGGTAGATGTAATGGAGTTGGTTCTGGGCAGCAACAATCAGATAACCCTCTGGAGTCACCCAGTGAGGCATGCTCATCTAAACAACCTGAAAATTCTGGAAATGCTGGTGGTTTGAATTACTACACCAGTCAAAAGGATGGTACTGAGAATGGATCACAAAATGCCAGCCAGGGCATAGAGAAGGGCTGCCAAAATGGATTTGGTTTGGGAGACAAATCTCCATATTACTCAAAGGATGTTGCTTCCAGTTCAGATAACTGCTCTTCATGTCTTAGTGAGGGAGACAGCAGTTCAGCCTCTTCAAGTATTCAAAATGTGGAATCTTTGTCTACATCAGATTCAGAAGATGCCAGCCAACAATCAGAGGGAAGAGATGCTTCAACATGTGGTCAGAATGGTTTTCTTGAATGCCAGGATGGAGGTGTAGACAACAAGCAGAATGCTAACAGAAGGGAGTCTCTTACAAGCAAGAAAACTCTGGGAGTTCCAGAAGCTACCTGCATGTTAGGAGGTAGTTTTCCTGGGAATCCACCCATAAAAGATGCTCATAATCCTGATAGTGGTAGAGTCACCATTGATATGGGTTCTCAGCAACACACTGTACCTCCACCAATCCATAACCAGAACCTACATTTCCCTGTGTTTCCAGCACCTTCAGCAATGGGGTACTACCATCAACATCCAGCTTCTTGGTCAGCAGCTCGTGCAAATGGGCTACTTCCATTTTCCCAACCAAACCGCTATCTCTTCACAAGTCCTCTTGGTTATGGCCTATCAGCAAACCGACCTTCACACTTCTGTGTGCAGTACAGTGCTCTACAACCTTTAACGACCCCTGTACTTAATGTTGGCCAACTTCCAGTGTACCAACCTGTTAATAATGGCAATGGCTTGATGTCAAAGGACCAGAACCAGAACTCTAGATTATTTGTTGAACAAGGAGTGACCAAGTTAGCTGATGCAGTGGTAAGTGAATGTCCTCTTGAGAGGCCAGCTCCAAATGGCCAGGCTCTACTGGAAACACCAGTGCATGGGGAAGATGGACAACCTGGGCACTCTGCTAAATTGCCTAATGATAGTACAAACTTCTCGTTGTTCCATTTTGGTGGGCCAATAGCTGTGGCAACAGGACATGAGTCTAATTCTATGTCCTTGAAAAAGGGAACTTTAGGGGATTTCCCCCCAAATTCACCCGCATATCCTGCTCAAGTTGATACTTGCACCAAGGAGACAACTGTTGAAGAATACAGTTTGTTTGCATCAAGTAATGGAACAAGGTTTTCATTCTTCTGAAACGGTAACCAGAAGGTGCAAGGAGGCGGCTACATGAGAATTTGGTCCCCTTTCCCTTCTTTGGTTATAAAAGATTGAGCTTGTAATGCCGTTGACAATAATCTTTTTCAAGAATCCCAATTTTAGCATATATTCTCTTCATTTGATTGTCATTTCAATTGTCTTATTGTTTTTCCCCCATGTAGAGAAAAATATT includes these proteins:
- the LOC122641986 gene encoding uncharacterized protein LOC122641986 isoform X2; the encoded protein is MPGLTQRNAQFSIASSTKYSSSCFGGSVSANGIWSKHGDDVTFDQLQKFWSELTPQARQELLRIDKQTLFEQARKSLYCSRCNGLLLEGFSQIVMYGKSLQQEGAVGNQPSNRGALKSQNDNGGNIMLSNCQDDIQDPSVHPWGGLAATRDGLLTLLDCFLGAKSLKAIQNVFDSARARERERELLYPDACGGGGRGWISQGTASYGRGHGIRETCALHTARLSCDTLVDFWSALGDETRQSLLRMKEEDFIERLMYRDCRRNVIREFKELKELKRMRKEPHCTSWFCVADTAFQYEVSDDTVQADWHESFVDTVGTYHHFEWALGTGEGKSDIIEFEDVGMNGRVQVNGLDLGGLSACFITLRAWKLDGRCMELSVKAHALKGQPCVHRRLVVGDGFVTITKGESIRRFFEHAEEAEEEEDDDSMDKDGNELDGESYHPQKHAKSPELAREFLLDAATVIFKEQVEKAFREGTARQNAHSIFLCLALKLLEKRVHVACKEIITLEKQMKLLEEEEKEKREEEERKERRRAKEREKKLRRKERLKGKERDRDMECVESKKTPLNPDICAEEQSPVGEEESSNSINSGDSIGDTGDSSIADPPQDIQDEQFSYGCVDLTMQNYKDDCIRPVYNTSDGEVSVRDANGLFTIEQSKSSRRKLRFRREFQSDAASKWCDRRRTPVTSVNGPLLDEFDPRVPVAYMENSSRCSIGNRQPRNNPLKSDTRNCLLKSGEKYHCSNNRMRDRYDFRSCGCNQNNGYRSKVCSHVSVIRSCREVKTVNKLDSSSDISRTFSRSNKYNNGCHIPDNCAIPKSKVIAGNVTSGRDFLHTKKVWEPLESRKKYPRSNPDSEVSLGSTFKVDECEEGRCNGVGSGQQQSDNPLESPSEACSSKQPENSGNAGGLNYYTSQKDGTENGSQNASQGIEKGCQNGFGLGDKSPYYSKDVASSSDNCSSCLSEGDSSSASSSIQNVESLSTSDSEDASQQSEGRDASTCGQNGFLECQDGGVDNKQNANRRESLTSKKTLGVPEATCMLGGSFPGNPPIKDAHNPDSGRVTIDMGSQQHTVPPPIHNQNLHFPVFPAPSAMGYYHQHPASWSAARANGLLPFSQPNRYLFTSPLGYGLSANRPSHFCVQYSALQPLTTPVLNVGQLPVYQPVNNGNGLMSKDQNQNSRLFVEQGVTKLADAVVSECPLERPAPNGQALLETPVHGEDGQPGHSAKLPNDSTNFSLFHFGGPIAVATGHESNSMSLKKGTLGDFPPNSPAYPAQVDTCTKETTVEEYSLFASSNGTRFSFF
- the LOC122641986 gene encoding uncharacterized protein LOC122641986 isoform X1, with translation MPGLTQRNAQFSIASSTKYSSSCFGGSVSANGIWSKHGDDVTFDQLQKFWSELTPQARQELLRIDKQTLFEQARKSLYCSRCNGLLLEGFSQIVMYGKSLQQEGAVGNQPSNRGALKSQNDNGGNIMLSNCQDDIQDPSVHPWGGLAATRDGLLTLLDCFLGAKSLKAIQNVFDSARARERERELLYPDACGGGGRGWISQGTASYGRGHGIRETCALHTARLSCDTLVDFWSALGDETRQSLLRMKEEDFIERLMYRFDSKRFCRDCRRNVIREFKELKELKRMRKEPHCTSWFCVADTAFQYEVSDDTVQADWHESFVDTVGTYHHFEWALGTGEGKSDIIEFEDVGMNGRVQVNGLDLGGLSACFITLRAWKLDGRCMELSVKAHALKGQPCVHRRLVVGDGFVTITKGESIRRFFEHAEEAEEEEDDDSMDKDGNELDGESYHPQKHAKSPELAREFLLDAATVIFKEQVEKAFREGTARQNAHSIFLCLALKLLEKRVHVACKEIITLEKQMKLLEEEEKEKREEEERKERRRAKEREKKLRRKERLKGKERDRDMECVESKKTPLNPDICAEEQSPVGEEESSNSINSGDSIGDTGDSSIADPPQDIQDEQFSYGCVDLTMQNYKDDCIRPVYNTSDGEVSVRDANGLFTIEQSKSSRRKLRFRREFQSDAASKWCDRRRTPVTSVNGPLLDEFDPRVPVAYMENSSRCSIGNRQPRNNPLKSDTRNCLLKSGEKYHCSNNRMRDRYDFRSCGCNQNNGYRSKVCSHVSVIRSCREVKTVNKLDSSSDISRTFSRSNKYNNGCHIPDNCAIPKSKVIAGNVTSGRDFLHTKKVWEPLESRKKYPRSNPDSEVSLGSTFKVDECEEGRCNGVGSGQQQSDNPLESPSEACSSKQPENSGNAGGLNYYTSQKDGTENGSQNASQGIEKGCQNGFGLGDKSPYYSKDVASSSDNCSSCLSEGDSSSASSSIQNVESLSTSDSEDASQQSEGRDASTCGQNGFLECQDGGVDNKQNANRRESLTSKKTLGVPEATCMLGGSFPGNPPIKDAHNPDSGRVTIDMGSQQHTVPPPIHNQNLHFPVFPAPSAMGYYHQHPASWSAARANGLLPFSQPNRYLFTSPLGYGLSANRPSHFCVQYSALQPLTTPVLNVGQLPVYQPVNNGNGLMSKDQNQNSRLFVEQGVTKLADAVVSECPLERPAPNGQALLETPVHGEDGQPGHSAKLPNDSTNFSLFHFGGPIAVATGHESNSMSLKKGTLGDFPPNSPAYPAQVDTCTKETTVEEYSLFASSNGTRFSFF